In Deltaproteobacteria bacterium, a single window of DNA contains:
- a CDS encoding TIGR04255 family protein, whose translation MGTTQKSLINYENPPVVEVVCGILFESIHNFLAPHIGLLWEKFRPEYPECREAPPLTPTIETFEREPSSRKLKFEISETPPLPRIWFVHENENGLIQVQRNRFLYNWRKIRPSDEYPRYYYVIEMFRKQLSQFKSFLQENNLGEISPLQYEMTYINHIPQGDGWDSIKDIGKLFPDFVFRRKRGRFLNEPEAINWRTSFILPNQAGRFHVTIQKIRESETNRPILVLNSTVRGIGNDKSTEGMWEWFDLAHEWIVYGFADLTAKEVQKTIWGLKE comes from the coding sequence ATGGGAACAACACAAAAAAGCCTGATCAATTATGAGAATCCGCCTGTCGTTGAGGTGGTATGCGGCATCCTCTTCGAATCCATTCATAATTTTCTTGCCCCCCATATTGGTCTTCTTTGGGAAAAATTTAGACCCGAATATCCTGAATGTAGGGAAGCCCCTCCTTTAACCCCAACGATTGAGACGTTTGAACGTGAACCCAGTAGTCGAAAACTAAAATTTGAAATTTCTGAAACACCACCTCTTCCAAGAATTTGGTTCGTACATGAAAATGAAAATGGACTAATTCAGGTACAACGTAATCGGTTTTTATACAACTGGCGGAAAATACGGCCTAGTGATGAATATCCACGATATTATTACGTTATCGAAATGTTCCGCAAGCAGTTATCGCAGTTTAAATCATTTTTACAAGAAAATAACCTCGGCGAAATTTCTCCCTTGCAATACGAGATGACTTACATAAATCATATTCCACAAGGAGATGGCTGGGACTCAATTAAGGACATTGGAAAGCTATTCCCGGATTTCGTATTCAGAAGAAAACGAGGGCGATTCTTGAATGAACCGGAGGCGATTAATTGGCGAACAAGTTTTATTTTGCCTAATCAGGCTGGTCGTTTTCACGTTACTATCCAGAAAATCAGAGAAAGCGAGACGAACCGTCCAATATTAGTATTAAACTCAACTGTTCGAGGAATCGGAAATGATAAATCTACTGAAGGAATGTGGGAATGGTTCGACCTCGCCCACGAATGGATAGTTTATGGCTTTGCAGATTTAACTGCTAAGGAGGTACAAAAAACAATATGGGGCTTGAAAGAATAG
- a CDS encoding acyl-CoA carboxylase subunit beta: MANSDKYEELRRRDAEALLGGGQDRIDAQHKKGKMTARERVKFLLDDGTFEEFDRFVVHRCTDFGMDKKKIPGDGVVTGYGTIDGRLVYVFSQDFTVFGGSLSGAFGEKVCKIMDMAVANGAPVIGLNDSGGARIQEGVESLGSYGEIFKRNVLASGVVPQISVVMGPCAGGAVYSPAITDFTIMVDKTSHMFITGPQVIKTVSHEEVDAEHLGGAMRHNTTSGVAQFLADNDKEALKLVRDLLAFLPSNYAEKPPRIECRDDPERVEMKLRDIIPDNPKKPYRMKEIITAVVDDGHFLEVSRRHAQNMITGFARLDGYPVGIVANNPRFLAGCLDIDASNKCARFVRFCDAFNIPLVTFVDVPGYLPGVAQEHGGIIKHGSKIIYAYCEATVPLITVITRKAYGGAYDVMASKHHGGDINYAYPTAEIAVMGPDGAVNIIFRHEIENAPPEEQEKIREELVDNYRRTFASPYKAAEKGYIDEIIMPEDTRLKLIRALKSLRRKKASRPARRHGNIPL; the protein is encoded by the coding sequence ATGGCAAACAGCGATAAATATGAGGAATTAAGACGGCGTGACGCAGAGGCCCTTCTGGGCGGCGGCCAGGATAGAATTGACGCCCAGCACAAGAAAGGCAAGATGACCGCCCGGGAGCGGGTAAAATTCCTTTTGGACGATGGAACGTTCGAAGAATTTGACCGCTTTGTAGTCCACCGCTGCACCGATTTCGGGATGGACAAGAAAAAGATACCTGGAGACGGGGTGGTTACAGGCTATGGCACGATTGACGGCCGTCTGGTGTACGTTTTTTCGCAGGATTTTACCGTTTTCGGCGGCTCACTCAGCGGGGCCTTTGGTGAGAAGGTCTGCAAGATCATGGACATGGCCGTGGCTAACGGCGCGCCGGTCATTGGTCTCAACGATTCGGGCGGAGCGCGGATTCAGGAGGGGGTTGAGTCCCTGGGCAGCTATGGCGAGATTTTCAAACGCAACGTCCTCGCATCGGGAGTGGTCCCCCAGATATCAGTGGTCATGGGGCCCTGCGCCGGAGGGGCCGTCTATTCCCCTGCCATTACCGACTTCACGATCATGGTTGACAAGACCTCCCATATGTTCATTACCGGACCCCAGGTCATTAAGACGGTGAGCCACGAGGAGGTGGATGCAGAGCACCTGGGCGGGGCGATGCGGCACAATACCACCAGCGGTGTGGCTCAATTCCTGGCTGACAATGATAAAGAGGCCCTGAAGCTGGTCCGGGATCTCCTGGCCTTCCTGCCATCAAACTACGCGGAGAAACCGCCACGGATCGAGTGTCGCGATGACCCTGAAAGGGTGGAGATGAAATTGAGGGACATCATCCCGGACAATCCCAAGAAGCCTTACCGCATGAAGGAGATCATCACGGCCGTGGTGGACGACGGTCACTTCCTCGAGGTTTCCCGCCGTCATGCCCAGAACATGATCACCGGCTTCGCCCGCCTGGACGGTTATCCCGTGGGTATCGTCGCCAACAACCCCAGATTTTTAGCCGGCTGCCTTGATATTGACGCCTCGAATAAGTGCGCTCGGTTCGTCCGTTTTTGTGACGCTTTTAATATTCCTCTGGTGACCTTTGTTGACGTGCCAGGTTATCTGCCCGGGGTGGCCCAGGAGCATGGGGGGATTATCAAGCACGGATCGAAGATAATTTACGCCTACTGTGAAGCCACCGTGCCTTTAATTACGGTCATCACGCGCAAGGCTTACGGCGGCGCTTACGACGTCATGGCCAGCAAACACCACGGCGGGGACATCAATTATGCCTATCCCACCGCTGAGATCGCTGTCATGGGCCCTGACGGCGCGGTCAACATTATCTTTCGGCATGAAATTGAGAATGCCCCGCCCGAGGAGCAGGAAAAGATCAGAGAGGAACTGGTTGATAATTACCGCCGCACCTTTGCCAGCCCATACAAGGCCGCTGAAAAAGGCTATATTGACGAGATTATTATGCCAGAAGACACCAGGCTCAAACTCATCCGGGCCCTGAAATCCCTGAGGCGGAAAAAGGCCAGTCGGCCCGCCCGCCGGCATGGTAATATTCCACTTTAA
- a CDS encoding acetyl-CoA carboxylase biotin carboxyl carrier protein subunit, which yields MTEITSPMSGKILEIKVQVGDQVAEDDEVVTLEAMKMEIPVVSTDNGTVKEIMVQVGDSVEADAVLMTLE from the coding sequence ATGACGGAGATAACTTCACCGATGAGCGGAAAGATACTGGAGATTAAAGTTCAGGTTGGCGATCAGGTAGCGGAAGACGATGAGGTGGTCACGCTCGAAGCGATGAAAATGGAAATCCCGGTTGTTTCTACGGATAACGGCACCGTTAAGGAGATCATGGTCCAGGTTGGCGACTCGGTTGAGGCCGATGCAGTCCTCATGACCTTGGAGTAA
- a CDS encoding sodium ion-translocating decarboxylase subunit beta, which translates to MFGITTGFSSLLENPGQIVMILVGLGFIYLAIKKEWEPYELLPIGAGMLLANLPLTGLTTQPEPGLAPGMAGVLGIILKYGLYTWTLLPQFIFFGIGALTDFGPLIANPRAFLLGAAAQIGIYTAFAGAIFLGFTLRESCSIGIIGGADGPTTIYTTGLLAPAIMGITATAAYSYMAMVAIIQPPIIRALTTKKERQTLMKPLTRQVSKTEKILFPIYSSIIIILLIPKSAPLVGMLLLGNLFRESGVVERLSQTAQNEMVNIITILLMLGIGASMPADKVLQTRTLMVLALGLLAFCIGTAGGVLLGKVMSWISKEPFNPMLGAAGVSAVPMSSRIVQHMGQQENKRNYLLMHAMGANVAGVIGSAVAGGFFLSYFHQLF; encoded by the coding sequence ATGTTTGGAATCACGACCGGTTTCTCCTCCCTGCTTGAGAACCCGGGCCAGATCGTTATGATTCTGGTCGGTCTGGGATTCATCTACCTCGCCATAAAAAAGGAGTGGGAGCCTTATGAACTGCTGCCCATCGGCGCGGGGATGCTCCTGGCCAATTTACCTTTGACCGGTCTGACCACCCAGCCTGAGCCGGGCCTGGCACCGGGCATGGCCGGCGTGCTGGGCATCATCCTCAAGTACGGCCTCTACACCTGGACGCTCCTGCCTCAGTTCATTTTCTTCGGGATCGGGGCTTTAACCGACTTCGGGCCGCTGATCGCCAACCCCAGGGCCTTTCTCCTGGGGGCGGCCGCTCAGATCGGCATTTACACCGCCTTTGCCGGGGCCATCTTTTTGGGGTTCACCCTCCGGGAATCTTGCTCCATCGGCATTATCGGCGGTGCGGACGGCCCGACTACCATCTACACCACCGGGCTGCTGGCCCCGGCAATCATGGGCATTACCGCCACGGCGGCCTATTCCTACATGGCCATGGTAGCCATCATTCAGCCGCCCATCATCAGGGCCTTAACCACCAAAAAAGAGAGACAAACCCTGATGAAGCCCTTGACGCGGCAAGTCTCTAAAACAGAAAAAATCCTCTTCCCTATTTACTCCTCCATCATCATCATCCTGCTCATTCCTAAAAGCGCTCCCCTGGTCGGCATGCTCCTGCTGGGCAACCTCTTCCGGGAAAGCGGAGTGGTCGAGCGCCTCTCTCAGACCGCTCAAAACGAGATGGTCAATATCATCACCATCCTGCTCATGCTGGGTATTGGAGCCTCCATGCCAGCGGATAAGGTTCTCCAGACCCGGACATTGATGGTGCTTGCCCTAGGGTTGCTCGCCTTTTGCATTGGCACGGCCGGCGGGGTTCTGCTCGGTAAGGTCATGAGCTGGATTTCAAAGGAGCCTTTCAATCCCATGCTCGGCGCGGCTGGGGTTTCAGCGGTGCCCATGAGCTCCCGGATCGTCCAGCATATGGGCCAGCAGGAAAACAAGCGGAACTACCTGCTCATGCATGCCATGGGAGCGAACGTAGCCGGTGTTATCGGGTCTGCCGTAGCAGGCGGTTTTTTCTTATCCTATTTTCATCAGTTGTTTTAA
- a CDS encoding DNA internalization-related competence protein ComEC/Rec2 produces the protein MIKGWLRPLLLRPLLFLLLFFLAGLSWGPRLVPLPFWLWPLAALATLFFILWVLKRYRFPLAVAAMAFVLISLAAAATVFTPPEDAGHVYQYQDQPGLVFGGWVAEAPRRTYSRTRLVISAREVLVPGGHSAPVSGRIYLTVSSEHLIVKRGDWVRFPAVLRKISGFSNPGGFDYQAFWAARGIWVQGFLKDPRLLIVIKAPDCIPSPILLLDRFRNNSARFLDQAMAQPARGLVKTMLLGIRDDIEPEVKEAFRRLGLAHLLAISGLHIGLIAAASYWLFLKLLLLWPGLALRLNLLGLSILLSLGPVILYTGLAGGRPSTVRAAIMVGVFCLAFLLSKRRDLLTALAAAAWAILIFQPGAVFSVSFQLSFAAVGAIIIIAPRLTDFSQARVDPTAGDAVRRPLLGRVRAMASITIAAFLGTAPIVAHHFNQLPLLTLPANLILTPLIVLIIIPPGLFGLVLAPIFPWAAKIIFLGIERMLWILLATIEGAASWPWVNLTVPSPGPVFIIGYYLLLISLFLIRPIKKAALVSILIMAACIPILLWPDISRSINPQLTVTMLDVGQGNAAHVSFPDGTEMMIDGGGFPGSSFDPGENIIAPYLLHQGVTRLNILVLSHAQADHFWGLTYLAQNFKPTKFWSNHEPGASDLYQELINVINSRGLKQPTLADLYRPRHFGAARVQALHPPPDFLKLQAMGKRQPHLNNNSLTIRIQFGQIAFLFPGDLEMEGEAEILSRQGDKLRADVLLACHHGGQTSLTPAFLKAVKPRHVVFSVGRYNRFSQPAPEALARVRKIGARVFRTDRQGAVIFVTDGKTLKVKTWK, from the coding sequence ATGATTAAAGGCTGGCTCCGCCCCCTCCTGCTCCGTCCTCTTCTATTCCTACTGCTATTTTTTCTGGCCGGTCTTTCATGGGGCCCCAGGCTGGTTCCGCTGCCCTTTTGGCTCTGGCCCCTCGCCGCTCTGGCGACGTTATTTTTTATCCTCTGGGTCCTGAAGCGCTACCGCTTTCCCCTGGCTGTTGCGGCCATGGCCTTTGTCCTGATTAGCCTGGCGGCCGCAGCGACCGTCTTTACCCCTCCCGAAGATGCAGGCCATGTCTATCAGTACCAGGACCAACCGGGGCTGGTCTTTGGCGGCTGGGTGGCCGAGGCGCCGAGGCGGACTTATAGCCGGACGCGCCTCGTGATATCGGCCCGGGAAGTCCTGGTTCCGGGCGGTCACTCGGCCCCGGTAAGCGGCCGGATCTATCTGACCGTTTCGAGCGAGCATCTGATCGTCAAACGAGGAGATTGGGTTCGTTTCCCGGCAGTCCTGAGAAAGATCAGCGGTTTCTCCAACCCGGGCGGGTTTGACTACCAGGCCTTTTGGGCCGCTCGGGGCATCTGGGTCCAGGGATTTTTAAAGGACCCTCGCCTGCTGATTGTTATAAAAGCCCCGGATTGCATTCCTTCTCCGATCCTTCTTCTCGACAGATTTCGAAATAACTCGGCGCGCTTCCTTGATCAGGCGATGGCCCAGCCGGCCCGCGGACTGGTCAAGACTATGCTGCTGGGAATTCGGGACGATATCGAGCCGGAGGTGAAGGAGGCCTTCAGACGCCTGGGGCTGGCCCACCTTCTGGCCATCTCCGGTCTGCATATTGGCCTGATTGCGGCTGCATCCTACTGGCTCTTTCTGAAGCTGCTCTTGCTCTGGCCCGGCCTGGCGCTTCGCTTGAACCTGTTGGGTCTTTCCATTCTCCTGTCCCTGGGGCCGGTCATCCTCTATACCGGCCTGGCCGGGGGAAGGCCCTCCACCGTACGAGCCGCCATCATGGTTGGTGTCTTTTGCCTGGCTTTTCTTCTTAGTAAAAGGAGAGACCTCCTGACCGCCCTGGCCGCGGCGGCCTGGGCCATCCTCATCTTCCAGCCCGGGGCTGTTTTCAGCGTCTCCTTTCAGCTCTCCTTTGCCGCGGTCGGCGCCATTATAATCATAGCTCCACGCCTCACGGATTTCTCCCAGGCCCGTGTGGACCCCACGGCCGGAGACGCGGTCCGAAGGCCTTTATTGGGCCGGGTGCGGGCCATGGCGAGCATTACCATAGCAGCCTTTCTAGGCACGGCCCCCATTGTGGCCCACCATTTCAACCAGCTGCCGCTCCTGACCTTACCAGCTAACCTGATCCTCACCCCCTTGATCGTCCTGATCATCATCCCGCCGGGACTCTTTGGCCTGGTGCTGGCGCCGATATTCCCCTGGGCCGCGAAAATCATCTTTCTGGGGATCGAACGGATGCTCTGGATTCTTCTGGCCACCATCGAGGGCGCGGCCTCCTGGCCCTGGGTCAACCTGACAGTGCCCAGCCCTGGTCCGGTCTTTATCATTGGCTATTATCTTCTCCTGATAAGCCTCTTTTTGATCCGACCCATAAAAAAAGCGGCCCTGGTTTCCATTCTAATCATGGCCGCCTGTATCCCCATCCTGCTCTGGCCCGATATCTCCCGTTCCATCAACCCTCAGCTCACGGTTACCATGCTCGACGTCGGTCAAGGCAACGCGGCTCATGTTTCATTCCCTGACGGGACCGAGATGATGATTGACGGCGGCGGCTTCCCCGGTTCTAGTTTTGACCCTGGAGAAAACATCATTGCCCCGTACCTGCTTCACCAGGGTGTGACTCGCTTGAATATCCTGGTCCTCAGCCACGCCCAAGCGGATCACTTTTGGGGTCTTACCTATTTGGCTCAAAACTTTAAGCCAACAAAGTTCTGGTCTAATCATGAGCCAGGCGCCTCAGACCTTTACCAGGAGCTGATCAATGTCATAAACAGCCGGGGTCTGAAACAGCCGACCCTGGCAGACCTTTACCGGCCCCGGCATTTCGGAGCGGCCAGGGTGCAGGCCCTTCACCCGCCCCCGGACTTCTTAAAGCTTCAAGCCATGGGAAAGCGCCAGCCACACCTCAACAACAACTCCCTGACCATCAGAATCCAGTTCGGTCAGATAGCCTTCCTCTTCCCCGGGGACCTGGAAATGGAGGGCGAGGCCGAAATCTTATCCCGGCAGGGGGATAAGCTTCGAGCCGATGTGCTCCTGGCCTGCCATCACGGCGGGCAGACCTCCTTGACTCCGGCTTTCCTCAAGGCGGTTAAGCCCAGGCATGTCGTTTTTTCAGTTGGCCGGTATAACCGCTTCAGCCAGCCTGCGCCGGAGGCCTTAGCGCGCGTCAGAAAAATCGGGGCCAGGGTCTTTCGCACTGATCGGCAGGGCGCGGTGATCTTTGTTACCGATGGAAAGACACTCAAGGTGAAGACGTGGAAATGA
- a CDS encoding DUF4019 domain-containing protein, translating to MAEEPSLPEAADELCQSFLELMDQHQYTQAYELIAPQFRQTETQPQWRDRVSSERESVGEFKSRRLAKVEKADAFANLPEGDYLLAVYETTFTGQAETRETVVLTSAEDGYKLAAYEFSRNVWPEALRIIGNGLFVVFFIMILLAAVTWAMGKFIQKIENSKKEENGS from the coding sequence ATGGCTGAGGAGCCTTCTTTACCAGAAGCGGCCGATGAACTCTGCCAGTCATTTCTGGAGTTAATGGATCAGCATCAATATACCCAGGCATATGAGCTTATTGCCCCGCAATTCAGGCAGACCGAAACCCAGCCTCAGTGGCGCGACCGGGTTTCTTCTGAAAGAGAATCTGTAGGGGAGTTCAAATCGCGCCGGTTAGCCAAAGTGGAGAAGGCGGACGCCTTTGCCAATCTGCCAGAAGGGGATTACCTTCTGGCGGTTTACGAGACGACCTTCACCGGCCAGGCTGAAACCAGAGAGACTGTCGTCCTGACCTCGGCTGAGGACGGTTACAAACTGGCCGCGTATGAATTCAGCCGAAACGTGTGGCCCGAGGCGCTGAGAATCATTGGCAACGGACTATTCGTGGTCTTTTTTATTATGATCCTTCTGGCCGCCGTCACCTGGGCCATGGGCAAGTTCATACAGAAAATCGAAAACTCGAAAAAGGAAGAAAATGGTAGTTAG
- a CDS encoding cobalamin B12-binding domain-containing protein, translating to MTNEKKIRVLTAKPGLDGHDRGIKVISRAFRDAGMEVIYTGIRKTPAQIVSAAIQEDVDVIAMSVLSGAHDYLFTRVMELLKEQGVEDILVIGGGIIPEEDIPDLKEAGIAAVFGPGTYTQDIIAFIQASVK from the coding sequence ATGACAAATGAAAAAAAAATACGCGTGCTCACAGCCAAGCCAGGCCTGGACGGTCATGACCGAGGCATCAAGGTCATTAGCCGGGCCTTTAGGGACGCGGGCATGGAAGTGATCTATACCGGCATCAGAAAAACCCCGGCCCAAATTGTTTCCGCCGCCATTCAGGAGGATGTGGACGTCATCGCCATGTCCGTGCTGTCCGGGGCTCATGACTACCTCTTTACCAGGGTCATGGAGCTTTTAAAGGAACAGGGTGTTGAAGATATACTGGTCATCGGCGGCGGGATAATTCCCGAGGAAGATATTCCCGACCTCAAGGAGGCAGGCATTGCCGCCGTCTTCGGCCCTGGAACCTACACCCAGGATATCATCGCTTTTATTCAGGCCAGCGTTAAATAA
- a CDS encoding methylmalonyl-CoA mutase family protein, translating to MDNGEIKKSKEAWQAKVEKTLAKRPERKGNFTTLSELPIDRLYAPDDLAAFDYEQDLGFPGEYPFTRGVQPTMYRGRLWTMRQYAGFGTAEESNERYRYLLKQGQTGLSVAFDLPTQIGYDSDDEVARGEVGKVGVAIDSLADMETLFANIPLDRVSTSMTINAPAAILLAMYIVVGEKQGVSREKLTGTIQNDILKEYSARGTYIFPPQPSMRIITDIFAFCTREVPRWNSISISGYHIREAGSTAVQEVAFTLANGVAYVEAALKAGLKADEFAPRLSFFFNSHLDFLEEIAKFRAARRLWARIMKERFKAENPRSLMLRFHTQTAGCTLTAQQPANNIVRVAFQALAAVLGGTQSLHTNSMDEAFSLPTEEAVSIALKTQQVIAYETGVTDTVDPLAGSYYIEYQTNRIEAEAREYIQKIEEMGGAVAAVENGYIQKEIQESSYHFQKTVENGERVVVGINKFQTEEAQPSHLLRVDPVVGEQQCEKLKTLKTKRDQAAVNHSLEILVKAARGEANLMPPIIEAVRAYTTLGEICNALRSVFGEYEASVTI from the coding sequence ATGGACAATGGCGAAATTAAAAAAAGTAAGGAAGCCTGGCAGGCTAAGGTGGAAAAGACTTTAGCCAAGAGGCCGGAACGGAAGGGAAACTTTACTACCCTCTCGGAACTTCCTATTGATCGGCTTTATGCTCCAGACGACTTGGCTGCATTCGATTATGAACAGGACCTGGGTTTCCCGGGTGAGTATCCTTTTACGCGAGGGGTCCAGCCGACCATGTACCGGGGACGCTTATGGACCATGCGCCAGTATGCCGGTTTTGGTACGGCCGAGGAGTCAAACGAGCGATACAGGTACCTTCTCAAGCAGGGCCAAACCGGACTGTCGGTGGCCTTTGACCTGCCGACGCAGATCGGCTATGACTCGGACGACGAAGTCGCGCGGGGTGAAGTCGGGAAGGTCGGTGTGGCCATTGACTCCCTGGCCGACATGGAGACTCTGTTTGCCAACATCCCTCTGGACAGGGTCAGCACCTCCATGACCATCAATGCCCCGGCTGCGATCCTGCTGGCCATGTATATCGTAGTTGGAGAGAAGCAGGGTGTGTCCAGAGAGAAACTGACCGGGACTATTCAGAACGATATCCTGAAGGAGTATTCAGCCCGAGGGACGTACATCTTCCCGCCCCAGCCTTCCATGCGTATCATCACCGATATTTTCGCCTTTTGCACCCGGGAGGTTCCGCGCTGGAACAGCATCTCCATCAGCGGCTATCATATCCGGGAGGCCGGATCAACCGCGGTCCAGGAAGTGGCCTTCACCCTGGCCAATGGCGTTGCTTATGTAGAAGCCGCCCTGAAAGCCGGGCTGAAGGCGGATGAGTTCGCGCCGCGGCTTTCATTCTTCTTCAATTCCCATCTGGACTTCCTGGAAGAGATTGCAAAATTTCGCGCCGCCCGGCGCCTCTGGGCGCGCATCATGAAAGAACGTTTCAAGGCGGAAAACCCCCGCTCTCTCATGCTCCGGTTTCACACCCAGACCGCGGGGTGCACCCTGACGGCCCAGCAGCCGGCCAACAATATCGTTCGGGTCGCTTTTCAGGCCTTGGCCGCGGTCCTGGGCGGGACCCAGTCCCTGCATACCAACTCCATGGACGAGGCCTTCTCCCTGCCCACCGAAGAAGCGGTCTCCATTGCGCTCAAGACCCAGCAGGTCATCGCTTATGAGACTGGAGTGACCGACACCGTGGACCCCCTGGCCGGGTCCTACTACATTGAGTACCAGACCAACCGGATTGAGGCTGAGGCCAGGGAGTATATCCAGAAAATTGAGGAGATGGGCGGGGCCGTGGCCGCGGTGGAAAACGGTTATATCCAGAAGGAGATCCAGGAAAGCTCATATCATTTTCAGAAGACGGTCGAGAACGGCGAAAGGGTCGTCGTGGGCATCAACAAGTTCCAGACCGAGGAGGCTCAGCCCTCGCACCTGCTGCGGGTTGATCCGGTGGTGGGAGAGCAGCAATGTGAAAAGCTGAAGACACTCAAAACCAAACGGGATCAGGCCGCCGTGAACCACAGCCTTGAAATCCTGGTCAAGGCGGCCAGGGGTGAGGCCAACCTGATGCCTCCCATCATCGAGGCGGTCAGGGCTTACACCACTTTAGGCGAAATCTGCAACGCCCTTCGTTCAGTTTTCGGCGAGTATGAAGCCTCGGTCACGATATGA